Genomic window (Muntiacus reevesi chromosome 6, mMunRee1.1, whole genome shotgun sequence):
TCTTTGATAGCACACCTTGATGAGGTATCGATAAAGATGGAAAATGTCAGTTCCAAAGCAAGTCTGACCAAAATCTtaatctgaaagttcacagtggAGTGACCTGGCAATGTCATCAGAACTGAAgaatgggtggtggtggtttagttgctaacttgtgtccctgtcctactcttgtgaccccatgaagggcagcccaccaggctgttctgtctatgagatttcccaggcaagaatactggagtgggttgccatttccttctccaggggatcttcctgatctagggattaaacccagatctcctgaattgcaggcagattctttactgactgagtcaccagggaactgaAGTCAAATCGGCCTTCTTTAGTGGCAGATGTGTGTGACTGAAAATATGGCCATGTTGTTTGGGATGAGAGAAAGTGAATATCTTAGGCTGGGAGATACTTCAGACAGTATTGAGTTGTACTCCCTTATTTTATGGATAAAGTAAATGAACCTTAGGAAGCCTAAGACACATGTGTGATTTCACCCAACCAGTTAGTAGCAGCACACTCTAAACCGTACCCCAGGTCTTCTCCTCCCAAGTTCACATGTCTGGCAGTCATTTGTATAAAATTGCTACAGAAGAAAAATGCAGATAAGTCGAACTGAAATAGTTTTATTACTTGTTCAAAATGTCAAGCTATGTCATTGACTAAATGCAAAATATTTCTTCACTAGTATACAATGTGAATAAAATTCATTGAGTCTTAGTGTCAATAAAAAGGCAAAGTGGCAACTCTTCACTGGATTATTAAATTTATTCGGtaaattttgtctttgttttgcaATAAGACAATTTGTGATAAGAAAGTTGTTATTTAACTCTCTAAACTTGAGGAAATAATACAAAcacacaacataaaatattttataatgtatataccACATATAAAAAAGTAAGAGAGGAAACAAGGCAAAAAAGTACACCAAAAACTCTAGTTAGTAAAAATTGTCAACTATTCTACATGAAGTATAAAGCTAATTAAAgattagaaaagatttttttaaatcttggttATTAAGTTCAATGTTTTAGGCTGTCTTTGAAAGGCAAATTTAAACTAATACCTCAATAAATAAAAGGATTTAATGACCATTTTGCAAAAATTCACCAATAttataatatgaaaaattaaaaaatttgtgCAAATTTAGTGACAATAAATTTTTTAGGACGAATTCATTCCTACTGAAAAAGATGATGtatgtctgtgtgctcagtcatgtccaactctttgcaaccctgtggactgtagcccaccaggtgcctctgtccattgaattttccaagcaagaacactggagtgagtttccattttcgactacaagggatcttcccagcccagggatcaaatccacgtttcttgtgtctcctgcattggcaggtggattctttaccacagagctacctggaaaagaaaaaggcgATGTTATATTTTAATAGTAACTTATCTTTAAGCCTATCAGGCATTTGATTAGTTATATTAACAATGAACTTCAGCTGAGTATGTCTATATCACTGACAAtgtcattcactttttttttccatttaaatgtttttttttttccatttattttcttagttggaggctaattactttacaatattgtagtggtttttgtcatacattgacatgaatcagccatggatttacaagtattccccatcctgatcccccctcccacctccctctccacccaattcttctgggtattcccagtgcaccaggcccgagcacttgtctcatgcatccagcctgggctggtgatctgtttcaccctagataatatacatgtttcaatgctgttctcttgaaacatctcaccctcgccttctcccacagagtccaaaagtctgttctgcacatctgtgtctctttttctgttttgcatatagggttatcgttaccatctttctaaattccatatatatgcgttagtatactgtattggtctttatctttctggcttacttcactctgtataatgggctccagtttcatccatctcattagaactgattcaaatgaattctttttaatggctgaatagtattccatggtgtatatgtaccacagcttccttatccattcgtctgctgatgcgcatctaggttgcttccatgttctggctattataaacagtgctgcgatgaacattggggtgcacgtgtctctttcagatctggtttcctcagtgtgtatgcccaacagtgggattgctgggtcatatggcagttctatttccagtttttttaaggaatctccacactgttctccatagtggctgtactagtttgcattcccaccaacagtgtaagagggttccctttcctccacaccctctccagcatttattgcttgtagacttttggatagcagccatcctgactggcgtgtaatggtacctcattgtggttttgatttgcatttctctgataatgagtgatgttgagcatcttttcatgtgtttgttagccatctgtatgtcttctttggagaaatgtctgtttagttctttggcccattttttgattgggtcatttatttttctggaattgagctgcaggagttgcttgtgtatttttgagatgaatcctttgtctgttgcttcatttgctattattttctcccaatctgagggctgccttttcaccttgcttatagtttcctttgttgtgcaaaagcttttaagtttcatcaggtcccgtttgtttatttttgattttatttccaatattctgggaggtgggtcatagaggatcctgctgtgatttatgtcagagagtgttttgcctatgttctcctctaggagttttatagtttctggtcttacatttagatctttaatccattttgagtttatttttgtgtatggtgctagaacgtgttctagtttcattcttttacaagtggttgaccagtttttccagcaccacttgttaaagaggttgtcttttttccattgtatatccttgcctcctttgtcgaagataaggtgtccataggtgcatggatttatctctgggctttctattctgttccattgatctatatttgtcattctctttaGACATTGTCTCAGATTCATGCATCTAATCCTATCATTAAGAAATTAAATCAATAATACAAGGTAACCCTTGGTTTGCAGTTactaaaattcaaaagaaaatatttaaattccttCTTAAATCTCCCAAGCTGTTTCAGTCTTCATATGTAACAGAAAATAAATCCTTTAGTAGGTCTGCAATGCAAATGATAAACTATCATCACTCAGTCTGATTTGCAGTGGAAATAATTACACAGCTTGGtgttaattcattttaatcagtttttgaAACTGAAAGTTGAAACATCTTCCCACTAGGATTTTTGCTGTAGTTGTTACCCTGTAGTTCTTTGAGATGATTTGCAGAATATGCAGGCAAAGGCACCAAACACCATAGATGTTAAGCATGGAATCAGAAATGATGGACAGACCAATATATTGGCATATCTATTCCAGTAGATCTCTCTTTGTGAATGTAACAAGGATTTCTAGTGGCCATATGTATACTCAGTTCACAAATCTAAGCTCATTTTAATTCATCATAGAGCTATATTTTAATAGGCTCAAATTAAACCAAGGTGTGAATCATCACTATCTGTCCTTGAGGGAAGGAAACAGTCTAACAATAAGCTGTAGCACTGAAGATTTCCAGTCATTTTCCTGAGTGTCTACAAGGATTTTATCAAAGCTTTGCCTTgcattttatgtttcatttgaACTGTGTAACTATAGAAAGTATATGTAAATGCTGAATTTATGGTATGCAGTGAATTGCCACTTTAGtgctaaaaaacattttcaagagTTAAGTCTAATCCAAACCACACTTTAATTCCAAATGTAATGAATTATATTTTGATACCTACATTTCATGgtgattgaaaaaaattttttcaacacactaaatttaaacttttaaaggcTTTAATTTACTCAGCAATTTGgaagttttttggttttgctaAAGCTAAATACTATTCTTTCCATTCATAACTACTGAGTATAACCTACTGAAAGTCTATTAAAGTAAATATGATACAAAATAGATAGATCAggttatacaattttaaaaagtcattctagTAGCATGGGGTGGATGACACAGCAAGATAATCTGTCAAAACCTTACTAAGTTTATACAAGGCAGGAAGGATTAAGATTcagtcttttttaattaaaaaaacacaccctaattttcattgtttttcaaagaatatgcaataaaataaacatgGCTAACAGAGTGTTGTCAAATAGTGGTTATTCACAACTAGCTTAAGTgaataaatgcaaatgatttgcagctaaaatactaattttttgCAAATAGATATTTCTGAAGCCTCTATATCCATATTTAACTTAGATGTAGCATACTATATGTATTCTTTATTTGCATATGTTCtatcaatttttctttcattcttgttaCTGATAAaaaatagctatatatatatataaatatcagcATCTAACTATATACCTACCTATCTGTCTCTCTATCAAGATATCTTCTATCAGTAAAGCTACTTGAAAAAAGCTCTTTATTCATATTGGCCAAAACAAATTTGATAAGTCTTTTATGGATAAATATTATGATGTGAACTAGAAGTCAGGCTTTGCCAAAATTATCACAATCACCATTTTGAAATGATAGTTACTAAAATAAGGATACAATTATGCAGAGTTTAATCAGACTGGAATACGTGAATTaactgtaaaaaaacaaaaactgaaatataatcaGCAATTAAGATGCAAGtactttttagcattttaaaataatagctacAAAGCTgcattttctgtttaaattttcatttcactgACTGCCTGATTGTATCTTAGGCTTGTCTTATTGATTGCTGACCTTTTCCTGTCATTGGATCTTAAACACCATGCAATGAATGCCTCACAATGTAATATGGTCTGAAATGGATCAGTAAGTTGAATGTGACCATAAGAAATGGATCCAATTCTTGACTTAGCAGAGACTAATCTTATTTATAAGGTTCCtttattccatttcatttttttctagtatATTCACATATTAAATACTATTACCAATCAAATTAGTGGTGACTTTAGTCTTTTATCACCAAAACCATTGTTTCAGTGTTTCATTAGTAAAAGGCAACAACATAATCTTATTGACTGTGAGGCTATTGTCTGGTCAATTCCTTTTTAAGCCTCAGGCCTTAGGACACACTAATTTTTAGATCATCTCTAAGACCTTCTATAGAGGGTGctatgatgttgggaaagaagaAATGCCCAAATCGTCTTAAGTCCCCTGTTATGTTAAATATCCCAAATTGAGCTATGATGAGAAAGTAAACTAGGCATAGGAAATAATAGATTTTTGCTATATTTTACCCGTGACGTAATTATTATGAATGTTCCATGTATAGTTATATTACATGTAGTTTAAGATCCAGTTAGTAAGACTAGAAAATAAATCAATAGTGGATGCtgaatcattattttcatttaatgataCGATAGTTAGCATATTTAAAATTGAGAGAAGTTTTCTTGCCCTCATGTACGTTGAGGTTCTCCTCCCTCTCACAGGGAAGGGACAACATTTATGCCCTTTATTTAGCTTACTATGCTTTATGTAATACACATGTGACTTTTAGACTTGTGGTTACAGAAAAGAACAACCTGCAAAAAAGCAGTAAGGACTCCATCATGCTCAggatccaaaaaaagaaaatctagatcTTATTGATACATAATCAAGCCTCTTTGGTtttcttcacttagtgtgatggAATCAGTCAATGATTAAATTGACAAATCAGTGATTTAACTGTATAATCTTGTTCAAGACTGATCACGTTGGTTAATAAACAACATGTCAAAActtgaaaacactgaaaaacttgtttttattttccttgttgttttatttcattttagtttttagtttgaGGACCATGCAATAGTATTCAAAGTTTCCCAACATATGGCAGTGATTTTTTTCACAATTCCTTTCTCAGACTTAACTGCATATTAGAATAAcctgaaaaactttaaaaactgctACTATCTGAGTTCCATGTTCAGAAACTATGATGTAACTTGGATGGCAGCCTGGTTACTGGGTTGAGTACTATCTCCCCCAGGTGATTATAATGGGCAGCAGATTTGGCATCCAcaggtaaatataaatattatattctttttacaactcactgctgaattGTCATCCAACTTTTTCAAGCATCTTATTTACCAACTAGATGGTCTCcctatctctctctttcttcttactATAGATTTTTCTATCAAAACTTGAATGtgccttatattttaaaaaagcaatgatTCTGATGTGCTTATTCTGCAGTTTGTGTGCTTattctgcaccattttacatgtGTTAGAGGCAAAGACAATAACGTTtagctgtgtttatttttattaaaggaaaCTCATTGAAGGTCAAATCACCTCCTGATTGCACAGATTAAATAGGAAACTGTTACCTATTTCACCTTTACAAAGCATATTACTGATTTTAAAAGATCCATACTATTGATAAAGTTCATGATGAAACATATATGTAACAAGgagactaaaatatttattttacatatctaCAGTATGTATTGTCATACTTCTAGATCAACCACAAATTATACAGGAAAACATTTAGGTACATGAAAAAActttgaaacataaaaaaattaacattttgaaaaaaatcttgtgAAAGCTCATTAAATAATAACATTGACAAATAAATAGTTAATCAGCTTTACTTATTAGCTGCTGCCATGCATTTCTGGCATTCCATTCCAAGCAAGGGTCAGCATGCAGGGTATAATTTCATACTATGAGACTGTAAAAAGCTACAGGGCTTATTTTTGAAGTGAAATGTCACAAGGTCTTTCACTCTTTCAAAGGGAGATCACTCTTGGCAGCTAAACTGTTCCCATGAAGATTACCAAAAAAGCACCCTTCTGAACTGTTAACCTGAAGATTCATGGCAACAAccctttttgaaatttttctatttcGAAGAAGTTTTGTTGAGTGTGTGGTGGAGAGGATGGTTTGGGAAATGAAGGGTTACCGAGAAGCCCTTTTCCATGTTAAAAAAGTGAAGATTCAATGATGGGAATAGTATCACCCGTCTTTCAAGAGCCATGGGGAATTAATACTACAGGACGCGTGGAATTTAAAGGCAAATCGCATTCATGGATACTTCTACATCttgaaaaacttgaaaaatctATCTCCCAAGAAGCTCCTGAGTCTCAGGACAGCTGGCTGAGTTTGACCAAAGCAGAAAGCATATATTTTCAAGTAAGAAAATAGCAGTGGCAGGCTCGAGTGGTCCGAGCGATCAGATCTATCTGTAAAGCAGAGGCTCCGTGCGTCCGGTCCGCGCTCTGGGTTCTAGCTCAGGCCGCGCTTGCTGGGTCTGCCAGCCCGCTTGCGCTCGCGGGGGTGCTGGGCCGGCTTGGCCGGCGCCGGGCTCTCGAAGTTGTGGCTGGACTCGTTGTGCTGCCGCGTGTATCGCTTGCACTTGCAGGCGGTGACCACGGTGATTTTGTAGGTGCGCGTGCTGCCGTCCTGGCACTGCAGCTGGATTCGCTGGGTGCGCGTCTTGTCATTGACACACCTCCACTCCTGGGAGCTCCTCCGGCTCCAGTACTTCGTTCCGTAGCCCCCTCCGATCCAGTTAGGCAGCACGGGCAGGGGCAAGCACTCGCCCGCACACACCAGCTCTTTCAGAGGGCTGATGCTGGTGCACTGGCCGTCCGAGATGTATTTGGTGGAACGCAGTTCTCGGCAGCCTACTTGAACTCGAgctgcaggaaacagaaaaaaaaaaaaaaaatatatatatatatatatatatatataaacacacacacacacacacacatgtatgtgtatatatgtgcatgagAGGCATAGGCAAACACTTAAAAGTAATCTGCAATGACAAAAAATAATGTCCAAATGATAGCAAATTGGCCAATAGGAAGTGAACACTTATTTTGTTCTCACAATCCAAAAATCCACCTGGATGGTTATAGAGAAAGCTTGCATGAAAATTATCAGTTATGGGATAAAATAAACTGAGCCTGATTTGTTTTTTCATGTGTAACATTAGCTAATTGCTTACTGGAGTATTTGAAAATCccatttttttagttttacttcCCCGATAAGTATTAAGCAGCTCTAAGTTTTATGTATGAATATTCATTCTTTAATGAGCTAAGAGGGAGTATATATTCATGTTCTTCACTCACAGGTCTATTAGTTAATGTCTCCAAATGCTTTTAATTAGGTTTTTCAAAAAATCTATTgagaaaatgtggaaataatttgaatattgtGTACAATGAAATCCATAATATTTTGTTTCAATTATAAAATTCAGCTTCAGAGaatcatatatacatgtgtgtacaaTGTCTGACATTTTTGCATATCAAACTTAATAACTACATTTTGAACATAAATTCCcaaactatcttttaaaaatacaaatatttaaatgcttgaaatacaaaatgtcactacaactcaacatttaaagaatataaaagcTCCTAAATCAGGAACGTATGGTTGCCATAACAACTTGGCTACATTTCCGTGAATTTTATGGCAGAAAAATGCCTAACATGTCTGATTTACAACTGCAAAAGGAACCACAGTGTTTGTTTCCTGAATATTGGTCATGGCAAACTTTGTTTAGTCATTTGAATTTGATAAGTATGTTCTCTAATTGACTGTTTCTTGTTACATGCCTTATgtaattaaagcaaaaattagtCTTGAAatatttgggttttcttttccattgcttTGTTATCTAAACTTGAGGAGAATTGCCTGTAACAAGCTTGGGGAAAAAATCCAGCCTTGTTaaccagaaatatatatatatttcaaagtacAGActgctgaaatttaaaaaaaataaagattataaggGACATTAAAGTGGTCTTGTGTAGGATATTGAAAGGTAATATGAAGTGGATATTGAATTAGGAGTGTTACTTGAGTACTGTGCCCCAGAACTCATAAGGTAAAAGATAGAGTCTAAAGGGGTGTGATAGTTGTGAAAATATGTAATGTATAAACATATACCTCTGTACAGATATGGAGTGTGAGATTGAAATTAAAGTGTAACCTAGCTGGCCAGTCAGCATACTCTGCCTGTCTGATTCTGACTCCAGCTCACCTTCCTGCAGCTGCCTTAGGAATGCACCTGGAAACAGCCGAGATGATTTTGACCTGCCTAGCTTTTTGTTCCTGTGTATATAGAAATTTGGCAGTGACAGTTCACTGACAATGAATACCCACCGCCTTGCTTGGTAATCTAATAATAATCAGATAGTTCTTGTATATGTAAAAGCAAGCATCCTAATGAAAGTTAAAAAACACCTTGATTTTCTTAGAAAGACATAAACAGTCATATTTGCTTTGATTTTACAAAGGTTGAAACTCTTTTCAGCACTTGAATAGAGTTGAGGAGTAGCAAAAAGATTTGTATAAGATTTCCTGTGAactcttttctctgtgtctctctgaaAGTCcaattactagcatgtgaaaggaGTGAAGCAAAAGTTAGGAAAAGACATTTCAATCCCTCCAACTAGTGGTCAACAAGTAAGTCAATTAAGCAAacagaatagaagaaaaatagtttttatacAAAGTATTATTGTACTGTCATTATTTTAAATCTCCAAACTCATAAAAGTTTCCCTGGTCTTTCACAGAAATCTATAATTGCCTACATTTTGATCTGGTGAATAAGAagttatttcagaaaaatatgacTCTCCAATGTTTAGTTTTATCCCTCTTTCTCAAAGATCACCATCCAAAGTTCATTTATTTCACTACACATTTTTTAGAAATtggtgtctttttttcccccccttagaaagcttctttttcttccccttgtGATTTCCCATATGTGCTTTGGTTATTTACCTTTATACACTCTACCAGAACTGCACATGTTTTGAAATAAACGGAACACAACCCGAATTTAAGCTATCTAGAGCAACACTtcatgaaaaaaatctcattctgCATTTCAAAGAAGCAACACTTTAATTCCTGGAAACATTTTCTCTTGGAATGCTGGAAAACCGAAGCCTGTGCCTACATTATCAAATCTCTGTTTTAGTTCTGTTAACTTTGTAGGGAAGAACGCCAGTCTACACATGCAGTGGATTGCTCCCAGACTGTTTAGCAAAACATATATGGTTCAGGTTAGTTAGCAATGAAATAATTCGACAGGAATGTGAGTTAATGCTACCAAATAAGAACACCAAATTCATGCAAGTAAAATACACTTACTGTTCCGATCCAGTCCAGCGTTACTGAAATGCCTGCCTCCATTTCTGGCTTGATTCATTGTGCTGTTGCTGCTGGGGTGTGCTGGAACAGGTTTAACCACATGTGAATAAAGGATTTCTGTGgcatcatttttaaaagccaaacaGCTTTTCATTAGGATGCATgcaaggggaaagagagagaaatgaatggCAGGAGGAAGCATGGTGAGTAGAGGATTTGCTTGGCTGGAGAGCTGGTTAATTCCTTTCCCTCTGCTTCTGCACTGTAACTGTGAAATTCCTCCTCAAGGTTCCCTTTATATATCCACTGAGGTTTGGCGTTCATTCAGGTGTAAAGTTGTGTAGCGCTACAGAGGGAAAACACGGAGAAGGGGTGGGATCCCTACATGACCCTGCGAAAGAATTTTACCAATGGAAGAGAAGACTACAGAAAAGGAGGAGCTTGGTATCCAAATTGCCTGAAATTTCAGAGTTGGACTTCATCAGTTGTCTGTGAGCTGAAGCAGCCAGGCACATTCTATAGCAACTacagcccctctccctccctctcttctctctctctctctgccatttcctttcctaaaTCTAGTTCACATTCGGGcttcatttaaatgaaaatatgctgCTGTTCATTTGAAgacatttacattcccaccgttGTTCTGTATTTGTAGTAGGGAGGGGCCTCACCCCAGATAATAGGAGGAATTCAGGAGTTTAAATATTGTAGGGCTCGAATGAAGCACCTAATTAGTTAAACATTTCTCGTTTGTCAAGATACAAACcacctttttttcttgttttctgaaagTATAAGGCACAGAGCTAAAAATCTGCCCCCTGGACACACTTAAATAATGCAGCTTTGATCTGCACGAACTGCTGCGCTCCTAGGTAAATTATTGCCAGGGGTTCTGTGTGGAGAGTAATGAGCAGAGCTCTGTCTGCATTAAAGTAACTAATATCCATTTGCATCTTAAAAATATGACCCAAGCATTACCATTTATAGCATCATTTTACATGAAAGCCATTTCTGACTGATTATTTTGCaaattcaagttaatttttgcGAGGTTTTCATGGGCTGCAGAACACATATTCTACCTCCATTTACTAAACATGCTGTTCATGACTTCCTTTGGCTCCGCTGCTCACATCAGAAACAAGGTATTTTTCTCTTTACCCACACATGACACAGATGTTCCATTAATGACTACCAGGGAtctctaagggcttcccaggtggtgctcgtggtaaagaacccacctgccaatgcaggagacataagagacacagattcgatccctgggttgggaagatcccctggaggagggcatggcaacctactccagcattcttgcctggacaatcccatggactgaggatcctggcgggctaacagtccatggggtcgcaaagagtcgactgaaacaacttagcatgaatGGACACAAGGATCTCTATCCTTAAAACAGTAGTGAAATTCCAACCGATTGGTGGGATATCTTGACGGGAATCAAAATTCTGAAACTGTTGTCAATTTTGATTCCATTTTTGCCCTTTGTGTGGCTATTAAACTGACCCTAGAGGATGGATATATCTCACCTCTTTATAAACTTTTACCTATTGTTACTGCTGTttggagcttcctaggtggctcaatggtaaagaatccacctgccaatgcaagagatgcaggtgtgatccctgggttgggaaaatcccctaggaatatgcaatccactccagcatgcttgcctggaaaattccatggacagaggaacctggtgggctacagcccatgtcacaaagagtcagacacagctgagtgactgagcacacacacatatacaactaCTATTCATATCTATCTGTCCAACACCTGGGCTTTTCCACAGTGGCACTATTGGCATTTTGGAATAGATACCTATTTGTTATGGGTGCTGTCCTGTGAGTTTAGCAGCATACCTAGTTTCTACCCAGTCGATGCCAGTAGCACCCCCAGTTATAACCAAAAATATTGTTGCCAAAAGATCCCTGTGAGCTAAAAATTCACCCCAGTTCAGGACTACTTTTTATCTATCATCTCACTATAAAAAGAAAGTACAATTAAGAACAAAACATTAATGATTTAGGAGTACTAAGAAATTAACGTATCTTTTAGGATAAAAATGATACTGTGGTTTAATGTAAAAACAACTGCTTCTCTTTTAGAATTAAATATTGAAGTATCCTTAGATGAAATCATATGATGCCTGGAACAAAACTTCAAAAACAACATAGGAAGTGCATGTGGATGGTGCTTGATTTGATGAGGCTGGATTCTGGATATtctgtttacttttgtgtatattCAAAATTCTAcataatcaaattttttttttaaaacctgaattCAAAAATCTCAAGGTATACGTACTGTCAATCACATCTCTATCTTAAAACTATATGTAGCCATTTATTCTAACATTCTTCCTGGAAAATTATGTATGTCTTTATTCTGTGCACATAGAGATTATAGATCAGACATCCTTCTAAAATAGTAActatgaaaaacttttttttggctttacgatattttttgtttgttttttattggggtatatttgctttacaatgttgtggtagttaaCTGCTGTACGGTGAAGTGAATCAACtaacagtatcagttcagtcgctcagtcgtgtccgactctttgcgaccccatgaaccgcagcaccccaggcctccctgtccatcaccaactcccagagtccacccaaacccttgtccatcgagtcggtgatgccatccagccatctcatcctctgt
Coding sequences:
- the SOSTDC1 gene encoding sclerostin domain-containing protein 1, with translation MLPPAIHFSLFPLACILMKSCLAFKNDATEILYSHVVKPVPAHPSSNSTMNQARNGGRHFSNAGLDRNTRVQVGCRELRSTKYISDGQCTSISPLKELVCAGECLPLPVLPNWIGGGYGTKYWSRRSSQEWRCVNDKTRTQRIQLQCQDGSTRTYKITVVTACKCKRYTRQHNESSHNFESPAPAKPAQHPRERKRAGRPSKRGLS